One region of Sulfuricurvum sp. IAE1 genomic DNA includes:
- the rsmD gene encoding 16S rRNA (guanine(966)-N(2))-methyltransferase RsmD, whose product MKNNPPLTKKIIAGKFKGKTLCLPSKETTRSSKAIVLESFFNTIQFDVIDAVLVEVFSGSGSVGLEALSRGAKKILFMEKDRDAIKTLRQNIAQTDPAACEVFEGDSFSNVAQVKKRLESLGESAFVYVDPPFAYREGMEEIYDKTLDLIAAFPPHLAKLFIIEHMSTLELPEAIGEYRRLKSKKFGKTSLTYYA is encoded by the coding sequence ATGAAAAATAATCCTCCTCTCACCAAAAAAATCATTGCGGGGAAATTCAAAGGCAAAACGCTTTGCCTCCCTTCCAAGGAGACGACCCGCAGTTCCAAAGCGATCGTCCTCGAGTCGTTTTTCAACACGATCCAGTTCGACGTCATCGATGCCGTACTGGTCGAAGTGTTCTCCGGAAGCGGTTCGGTAGGGCTCGAAGCGCTCAGCCGGGGGGCGAAAAAGATTCTGTTCATGGAAAAAGACCGCGATGCGATTAAAACGCTTCGCCAGAATATCGCCCAGACCGATCCTGCCGCCTGCGAAGTGTTCGAAGGGGACAGTTTTTCGAATGTCGCACAGGTGAAAAAAAGGCTTGAAAGCCTCGGCGAAAGCGCTTTTGTCTATGTCGATCCCCCCTTTGCCTACCGCGAAGGGATGGAAGAGATTTACGACAAAACGCTCGATCTGATCGCCGCGTTTCCCCCGCATCTGGCCAAACTCTTTATCATCGAACACATGAGTACGCTCGAACTTCCCGAAGCGATCGGGGAATATCGGCGCCTCAAAAGCA